A window of the Butyricimonas faecalis genome harbors these coding sequences:
- a CDS encoding ribonuclease Z, translating into MKFELTILGCGSAVPTLQRNAAAQVLHVLERYFLIDCGEGTQQQLRRFKVPYNKINHIFISHLHGDHFFGLIGLLSSFSLQNRRAELHIYSDKRLQEIVEFQLKVMNARLNYPLIFHYLDREPGVIYEDRMMTVHTFPLKHRYEAPVTGFLFAEKEKERNIKREMTDAFHVPVAFMHRLKKGEDYITPDGEVIANSRLTTAPPAPRSYAYMTDTLFRETFAEYVKGVDLLYHESTYGNEFEGLAKDTFHSTAGQAARMAVLAGAKHLLLGHFSSRYPDPAPLLEQAREIFPNTDLCYDGAVFELPAVKRG; encoded by the coding sequence GTGAAATTCGAATTGACTATATTAGGGTGCGGTTCGGCCGTACCCACGCTTCAAAGAAATGCTGCCGCTCAGGTACTTCATGTACTTGAGCGGTACTTTCTTATTGATTGTGGTGAAGGTACTCAACAACAGTTGAGGCGTTTTAAGGTACCCTACAATAAGATTAATCATATTTTTATTTCCCATTTGCACGGGGATCATTTTTTCGGACTGATCGGTTTGTTGTCCAGTTTTTCATTACAGAATCGTCGGGCTGAATTGCATATCTATTCGGATAAGCGTTTGCAGGAAATTGTTGAGTTCCAGTTAAAGGTGATGAACGCTCGTCTGAATTACCCGTTGATATTCCATTACCTGGACCGTGAACCCGGTGTGATATATGAAGACCGTATGATGACGGTTCACACTTTTCCTTTGAAACATCGTTACGAGGCTCCGGTGACCGGATTTTTGTTTGCCGAGAAAGAGAAAGAGCGGAACATTAAACGGGAGATGACGGATGCTTTTCATGTTCCCGTGGCTTTCATGCATCGTTTGAAAAAAGGGGAAGATTATATTACTCCCGACGGTGAAGTGATAGCGAATAGTCGCTTAACGACAGCACCACCTGCACCCCGTTCTTATGCTTACATGACGGACACGCTTTTCCGGGAGACTTTTGCCGAATACGTGAAGGGGGTTGATTTACTTTATCACGAATCCACTTACGGGAACGAGTTTGAGGGGTTGGCCAAGGACACTTTTCACAGTACTGCAGGTCAAGCAGCCCGAATGGCCGTACTTGCCGGGGCAAAACATCTTCTGCTGGGACATTTTTCGTCCCGTTATCCTGACCCAGCCCCTTTGTTGGAACAAGCACGGGAGATTTTCCCGAACACGGATTTGTGTTATGATGGGGCGGTATTCGAATTGCCGGCCGTGAAGAGGGGATAA
- a CDS encoding DUF4114 domain-containing protein, whose protein sequence is MKKVMYILSCIALFLSCGDKDVYKAPEVDLNLLKPYEDMEVIVPEGYASIVKLYDDTLAICTYSTTISVPTYWASKLSRASENSPITIENIKNENNYYQGVLNAWQVVVFEDSQKGDYDYNDLIIHVNWSIRENSYTVAVHPIALGSSKKIKLGFEKMDGNISSVDEVIVAENCRKDLFEGREGFINTFSGKEKVIINNGKYTYRKELAKQSNDLRCAVNWFIEVDGGTRLYAITNNPVCLNQEGRPYGLIFTRIYDEYTYCNKKGERCGLDWFLYPQELVSIFDIYDFDSYMKTGDISIFRIPKEGFYDAIGEGIPMGKDGLLYCPNSLYNVNLQ, encoded by the coding sequence ATGAAAAAGGTGATGTATATTTTGAGTTGCATAGCATTGTTTTTATCATGTGGAGATAAAGACGTGTATAAGGCTCCGGAGGTAGATTTGAATCTGTTGAAACCATACGAGGATATGGAGGTCATTGTTCCGGAGGGGTATGCCTCGATTGTCAAGTTATATGATGATACCTTGGCCATTTGTACTTATTCAACAACAATTTCGGTTCCTACTTACTGGGCGTCTAAATTGAGTCGGGCTTCTGAAAATAGTCCGATCACGATTGAAAATATCAAAAATGAGAATAATTATTATCAAGGCGTGTTAAATGCTTGGCAAGTTGTGGTTTTTGAGGATAGTCAAAAAGGTGATTATGACTACAACGATTTGATCATACACGTGAACTGGAGCATTCGGGAAAATAGCTACACGGTGGCTGTTCATCCAATTGCTTTAGGATCTTCTAAGAAAATTAAGTTGGGATTTGAGAAAATGGATGGTAATATTTCGAGCGTGGACGAGGTTATCGTGGCAGAGAATTGTCGGAAAGATCTGTTTGAGGGGAGAGAGGGGTTTATCAATACTTTTTCCGGCAAAGAAAAGGTGATTATTAATAACGGTAAATATACGTATCGGAAAGAGTTGGCCAAACAGAGTAATGACCTTAGATGTGCCGTGAATTGGTTTATTGAAGTGGATGGCGGGACAAGATTGTATGCTATTACGAATAATCCGGTATGCCTAAATCAAGAAGGAAGACCTTATGGCTTGATATTCACTAGAATCTATGATGAATATACCTATTGCAACAAGAAGGGAGAACGTTGTGGTCTTGATTGGTTCCTGTATCCACAAGAGTTGGTGAGTATATTCGATATTTATGATTTCGATAGCTACATGAAAACAGGGGATATTTCTATTTTCCGAATACCTAAAGAAGGTTTTTATGATGCTATAGGCGAAGGGATACCGATGGGGAAAGATGGATTGTTGTATTGTCCGAATTCGTTGTATAACGTGAATCTACAATAG
- a CDS encoding fimbrillin family protein, whose amino-acid sequence MKVVFWLHILVFLSLYGCSGGGSEKEVIPPMEPETPKVRIALNCGIASRATETNFESGDKVGLFVVNYNGSSAGTLQNTGNHADNVKFTYSSAWTPERDIYWKDGTTKADFYCYYPYATVTDVTAYKFSVAEDQSTETSYKASDFLWGKTGAVSPSSNAVDITLKHVCSCMQIKVAAGKGYTQEELNGVIESVTVHGVCAGASINLATGTVTAEGGEKVIIPWKSGECYKALIVPQSVEEVGLIVILINKKEYTLRKAFTFEANKRYTFTVTVDKTNNGINVGIGSWEEDGVDHGGVAE is encoded by the coding sequence ATGAAAGTAGTATTTTGGTTGCACATTTTAGTTTTTCTTTCGCTGTACGGGTGTTCAGGAGGGGGCAGTGAAAAGGAAGTAATCCCTCCAATGGAACCGGAAACTCCGAAAGTGCGAATTGCTTTAAATTGCGGTATCGCTTCCCGGGCTACGGAAACGAATTTCGAGTCGGGAGACAAGGTCGGTTTGTTCGTGGTGAATTATAACGGTTCGTCTGCCGGGACGTTGCAGAACACGGGAAATCATGCGGATAACGTGAAGTTTACTTATTCTTCTGCGTGGACACCAGAGCGAGATATATATTGGAAAGATGGTACGACGAAGGCTGATTTCTATTGTTATTATCCGTATGCGACAGTAACGGATGTTACGGCGTACAAGTTTTCGGTGGCAGAGGATCAATCGACGGAAACCAGTTATAAGGCATCCGATTTCTTGTGGGGAAAAACGGGTGCGGTGTCACCGTCGAGCAACGCGGTTGATATTACCTTGAAACATGTTTGCAGTTGTATGCAGATTAAGGTGGCTGCCGGTAAGGGGTACACGCAGGAGGAGTTGAACGGGGTTATCGAGAGCGTGACCGTACACGGTGTCTGTGCCGGAGCTTCGATCAACTTGGCAACGGGAACTGTGACGGCGGAAGGCGGGGAGAAGGTGATCATCCCTTGGAAGAGTGGCGAGTGTTACAAGGCGTTGATCGTTCCGCAATCTGTTGAGGAGGTGGGACTGATCGTTATTCTTATTAACAAGAAAGAGTACACGTTGAGGAAGGCTTTCACGTTTGAAGCGAATAAACGGTACACGTTTACGGTTACGGTCGATAAGACGAATAATGGTATAAATGTCGGCATCGGTAGTTGGGAGGAGGATGGTGTTGACCACGGGGGTGTGGCTGAATAG
- the rpsA gene encoding 30S ribosomal protein S1 — protein MQAELAQEETKNVAPVATTSAEADENFDWEAYANDDVIPASEKEELANRYAETLSSVVEKEVVEGTVISMNKREVVVNIGYKSDGIISLNEFRYDPELKVGDKVEVYVETQEDKKGQLTLSHKKARALRSWDRVNAALENDEIIKGYVKCRTKGGMIVDVFGIEAFLPGSQIDVKPIRDYDIYVGKTMEFKVVKINQEFKNVVVSHKALIEAELEQQKKDIISKLEKGQVLEGTVKNITSYGVFIDLGGVDGLIHITDLSWGRVNHPNEIVELDQKLNVVILDFDDEKKRIALGLKQLTPHPWDALSADLKVGDRVKGKVVVMADYGAFVEIAPGVEGLIHVSEMSWSQHLRSAQDFMKVGDEVEAVVLTLDRDERKMSLGIKQLKNDPWQNIEEKYAVGTKHKAIVRNFTNFGVFVEIEEGVDGLIHISDLSWTKKVKHPAEFTQIGAEIDVVVLEIDKENRRLSLGHKQLEENPWDVFETIFTVDSIHEGTITEIFDKGAVIALPYGVEGFATPRHLVKEDGTQAKVDEKLPFKVIEFNKGAKRIILSHSRIFEDEQKAADNAKKKDEASATKKAVKKVKEKLEKTTLGDITELAALKDQMEAKGEGEKNN, from the coding sequence ATGCAAGCAGAACTTGCACAAGAAGAAACCAAGAATGTTGCTCCCGTGGCAACCACAAGCGCAGAGGCTGACGAGAATTTTGACTGGGAAGCTTATGCAAATGATGATGTAATCCCCGCATCAGAAAAAGAAGAATTGGCTAACAGATATGCCGAGACGCTTTCATCTGTAGTAGAGAAAGAAGTGGTTGAAGGTACTGTTATCTCAATGAACAAGAGAGAAGTCGTTGTAAACATCGGTTACAAGTCAGACGGTATCATTTCATTGAACGAATTCCGTTACGATCCGGAATTGAAAGTGGGAGATAAAGTAGAAGTTTACGTTGAGACTCAAGAAGACAAGAAAGGTCAATTGACTCTTTCTCACAAGAAAGCAAGAGCTTTACGTAGCTGGGATCGCGTTAATGCAGCGTTGGAGAACGACGAAATTATCAAGGGTTACGTTAAATGTCGCACGAAGGGCGGTATGATCGTTGATGTATTCGGTATCGAGGCATTCTTACCGGGTTCTCAAATCGATGTTAAGCCGATTCGTGATTACGATATCTATGTTGGTAAGACCATGGAATTCAAAGTGGTTAAGATCAACCAAGAATTCAAGAATGTTGTTGTATCTCACAAAGCTCTTATCGAGGCTGAGTTGGAACAACAGAAGAAAGATATCATCTCTAAATTGGAAAAAGGACAAGTACTTGAAGGTACTGTTAAAAATATCACCTCTTACGGAGTATTCATTGACTTGGGTGGCGTAGACGGATTGATCCACATTACCGACCTTTCTTGGGGCCGCGTAAATCATCCGAATGAAATCGTTGAGTTGGATCAGAAGTTGAACGTTGTTATTCTTGACTTCGATGACGAGAAGAAACGTATCGCTCTTGGTTTGAAACAATTGACTCCGCACCCGTGGGATGCTTTGAGCGCAGACTTGAAGGTGGGTGACCGCGTGAAGGGTAAAGTAGTGGTTATGGCTGACTACGGTGCTTTCGTTGAGATTGCTCCGGGTGTAGAAGGTTTGATCCACGTATCCGAAATGTCATGGTCTCAACACTTGCGTTCAGCTCAAGACTTTATGAAAGTGGGAGACGAGGTAGAGGCTGTTGTTCTTACCTTGGATCGCGACGAAAGAAAGATGTCTTTGGGTATCAAACAATTGAAGAACGACCCGTGGCAAAATATCGAGGAGAAATATGCTGTTGGTACGAAACACAAAGCTATCGTGCGTAACTTCACGAACTTCGGTGTGTTCGTTGAGATCGAAGAAGGAGTTGACGGATTGATCCACATCTCTGACTTGTCTTGGACGAAGAAAGTAAAACACCCGGCAGAATTCACTCAAATCGGTGCCGAGATCGATGTTGTAGTTCTTGAAATCGACAAGGAAAACAGAAGATTGAGCTTGGGTCACAAACAATTGGAAGAGAATCCTTGGGATGTGTTCGAAACGATCTTCACCGTTGATTCTATCCACGAAGGAACGATCACTGAAATCTTTGACAAGGGTGCTGTCATTGCGTTACCTTACGGCGTAGAAGGATTTGCTACTCCTCGCCACTTGGTAAAAGAAGACGGAACTCAAGCTAAAGTTGACGAGAAATTACCGTTCAAGGTGATCGAATTCAACAAGGGTGCCAAGAGAATCATTCTTTCTCACTCTCGTATTTTCGAAGATGAGCAAAAGGCTGCCGACAATGCCAAGAAGAAAGATGAAGCTAGCGCTACTAAAAAAGCAGTGAAGAAAGTAAAAGAGAAATTGGAAAAGACAACTTTGGGTGACATCACCGAGTTGGCTGCTTTGAAAGATCAAATGGAAGCTAAAGGAGAAGGCGAAAAGAACAATTAA